In Candidatus Hydrogenedentota bacterium, the following are encoded in one genomic region:
- a CDS encoding arylsulfatase, whose amino-acid sequence MFALTAAHAAPRPNIVLIVADDMGYSDIGCYGGEIETPNLDRMAAEGLRFSQFYNASVCGPTRASLKTGLYHHQVGVHTWNGLRNDKCVNLGEALQLAGYRTMMVGKWTDDRSASYEGFDRALCALAQKGPGNYFKNVNTADFFLDKEPFTPPEEGFYKTDAYTDYAIQFMEEAATIDKPFFLYAAYPAPHWPLHAKEEDIAKYRKRYREMGWDRCRAERVKRLGELGLLGDSPIPPRDAAVPPWTEAEHQDWEAERMAVYAAQIDCMDQNIGRLLDCLKTIGREENTVVIFLSDNGATDIYPKGTADGSFHLDKDGETWRTDGTRTRPLVPGVMPGPADTFGGYGPEWAHVSNTPLRGYKISNYEGGISTPLIVKWPAGIAKPGTITPQVGHVMDMMPTLLELAGGTYPSEYQGREILPVEGKSLAPILAGAERAGHEALFWELNGHRAVRKGDWKIVAVPKGPWALYDLATDRGETKDLVKEQPEKLDELVALYTAWSARCNEGR is encoded by the coding sequence ATGTTTGCCCTCACGGCCGCGCACGCCGCGCCGCGCCCGAACATCGTGCTTATCGTGGCGGATGACATGGGTTACTCCGATATCGGCTGCTATGGCGGCGAAATCGAGACGCCGAATCTGGACCGCATGGCGGCGGAGGGATTGCGCTTCTCGCAGTTCTACAATGCATCCGTCTGCGGGCCGACGCGGGCTTCATTGAAAACGGGCTTGTATCATCACCAGGTGGGTGTACACACGTGGAACGGCTTGCGCAACGACAAGTGCGTGAACCTGGGCGAGGCACTGCAACTCGCGGGCTACCGCACGATGATGGTGGGCAAGTGGACCGACGACCGCTCGGCGAGCTATGAGGGCTTCGATCGAGCGTTGTGCGCCCTGGCGCAGAAGGGGCCTGGCAACTATTTCAAGAATGTGAACACGGCGGACTTCTTCCTGGACAAGGAGCCCTTCACACCGCCGGAGGAGGGCTTTTACAAGACGGATGCCTACACGGACTACGCCATCCAGTTCATGGAAGAAGCCGCGACCATCGACAAGCCCTTCTTTCTCTACGCGGCCTATCCCGCGCCCCACTGGCCGCTTCATGCGAAAGAGGAGGATATCGCGAAGTATCGCAAGCGCTACCGGGAGATGGGCTGGGACCGGTGTCGTGCGGAACGGGTGAAGCGCCTGGGCGAGCTGGGACTTCTGGGCGACTCCCCCATTCCGCCGCGCGATGCCGCCGTGCCGCCGTGGACCGAGGCGGAGCACCAGGACTGGGAAGCGGAGCGCATGGCGGTCTATGCGGCGCAGATCGACTGCATGGACCAGAACATCGGCCGGCTCCTCGACTGCCTGAAGACGATCGGGCGCGAGGAGAACACGGTCGTGATCTTTCTCTCGGACAACGGCGCGACCGATATTTACCCGAAAGGGACGGCGGACGGCTCTTTTCACCTCGATAAGGACGGCGAGACCTGGCGCACGGACGGCACGCGGACACGTCCCCTGGTGCCCGGGGTAATGCCGGGTCCGGCGGATACCTTCGGCGGCTATGGCCCGGAGTGGGCCCATGTGAGCAACACGCCCCTGCGGGGCTACAAGATCAGCAACTACGAGGGCGGAATTTCCACGCCGCTGATCGTGAAGTGGCCCGCTGGAATCGCGAAGCCGGGAACGATCACGCCGCAGGTGGGGCATGTGATGGACATGATGCCCACACTGCTGGAGCTTGCGGGCGGCACGTATCCGAGCGAGTATCAGGGTCGCGAGATTTTGCCGGTGGAGGGCAAGAGCCTGGCTCCGATTCTTGCTGGAGCGGAGCGCGCGGGTCATGAGGCGCTATTCTGGGAGCTCAACGGCCACCGCGCGGTCCGCAAAGGCGACTGGAAGATTGTCGCCGTGCCGAAGGGCCCCTGGGCGCTGTACGACCTTGCCACGGACCGTGGCGAGACGAAGGATTTGGTGAAAGAGCAGCCGGAGAAGCTGGACGAGCTTGTCGCGCTGTATACGGCCTGGTCCGCGCGGTGCAACGAGGGACGGTAG